One part of the Augochlora pura isolate Apur16 chromosome 3, APUR_v2.2.1, whole genome shotgun sequence genome encodes these proteins:
- the Ostgamma gene encoding oligosaccharide transferase gamma subunit isoform X1, whose protein sequence is MDYRNYIIFLGLILSLNYVCCQYRTKNTQGSSLSDRVQQLTELALTRPVIKFNGAKFKEYVRTTPRNYSVIVMFTAMAPQRQCQICRHANDEFVIVANSFRYLQSHSKRLFFASVDFDEGSDVFQMMRLSTAPVYMHFPPKGKPKPADTLDIQRIGFGAEAIAKWISERTDIQIRVFRPPNYSGTVAIIMLLVLIGGFLYVRRNNLDFIYNKTIWGLGAMFFTLTMTSGQMWNHIRAPPFIHKSASGNVAYIHASSQGQFILETYIVMVLNGAVVLGMILITEAASRKGDVKKRRIFAAIGAGLVVIFFSLLLSIFRNKAQGYPYSLLFK, encoded by the exons atggattatagaaattatattatatttttaggatTAATCTTAAGCTTAAATTACGTTTGCTGCCAATATAGAACGAAAAAC ACTCAAGGCTCTTCTTTGTCAGATCGTGTACAACAATTAACAGAATTGGCTCTGACAAGACctgtaatcaaatttaatggtgcaaaatttaaagaatatgtGCGCACTACACCAAGAAACTATTCTGTTATAGTCATGTTTACTGCTATGGCACCACAAAGGCAATGCCAAATATGCAG ACATGCAAATGATGAATTCGTCATAGTGGCAAATTCATTCAGATACTTGCAGTCCCACTCAAAACGATTATTCTTTGCTTCTGTAGATTTTGATGAAGGGTCAGATGTTTTCCAAATG atGAGATTAAGTACTGCACCAGTGTATATGCATTTTCCACCAAAAGGTAAGCCAAAGCCAGCAGATACTTTGGACATCCAAAGAATAGGATTTGGAGCAGAAGCCATTGCAAAATGGATATCGGAACGCACTGATATACAG ATTAGAGTATTTAGACCTCCAAATTATTCTGGTACAGtagcaataataatgttaCTAGTACTTATTGGAGGATTCCTTTATGTGAGACGTAATAACTtagatttcatttataataaaacaatatggGGACTTGGTGCAATG TTCTTCACCCTTACAATGACATCTGGACAAATGTGGAATCACATTAGAGCACCTCCATTTATACATAAGTCGGCTAGTGGAAATGTGGCCTACATTCATGCTTCGTCTCAAGGGCAATTTATATTAGAGACATACATAGTGATGGTTTTGA ATGGTGCTGTAGTATTAGgtatgattttaataactgAAGCTGCATCTCGTAAAGGTGATGTAAAGAAACGGCGAATATTTGCTGCTATAGGCGCCGGATTAGTCGTCATTTTCTTCAGCCTCTTATTATCCATATTTAGGAATAAAGCACAGGGCTATCCTTACAG TTTGCTATTCAAGTAA
- the Ostgamma gene encoding oligosaccharide transferase gamma subunit isoform X2 gives MDYRNYIIFLGLILSLNYVCCQYRTKNTQGSSLSDRVQQLTELALTRPVIKFNGAKFKEYVRTTPRNYSVIVMFTAMAPQRQCQICRHANDEFVIVANSFRYLQSHSKRLFFASVDFDEGSDVFQMMRLSTAPVYMHFPPKGKPKPADTLDIQRIGFGAEAIAKWISERTDIQIRVFRPPNYSGTVAIIMLLVLIGGFLYVRRNNLDFIYNKTIWGLGAMFFTLTMTSGQMWNHIRAPPFIHKSASGNVAYIHASSQGQFILETYIVMVLNGAVVLGMILITEAASRKGDVKKRRIFAAIGAGLVVIFFSLLLSIFRNKAQGYPYSEE, from the exons atggattatagaaattatattatatttttaggatTAATCTTAAGCTTAAATTACGTTTGCTGCCAATATAGAACGAAAAAC ACTCAAGGCTCTTCTTTGTCAGATCGTGTACAACAATTAACAGAATTGGCTCTGACAAGACctgtaatcaaatttaatggtgcaaaatttaaagaatatgtGCGCACTACACCAAGAAACTATTCTGTTATAGTCATGTTTACTGCTATGGCACCACAAAGGCAATGCCAAATATGCAG ACATGCAAATGATGAATTCGTCATAGTGGCAAATTCATTCAGATACTTGCAGTCCCACTCAAAACGATTATTCTTTGCTTCTGTAGATTTTGATGAAGGGTCAGATGTTTTCCAAATG atGAGATTAAGTACTGCACCAGTGTATATGCATTTTCCACCAAAAGGTAAGCCAAAGCCAGCAGATACTTTGGACATCCAAAGAATAGGATTTGGAGCAGAAGCCATTGCAAAATGGATATCGGAACGCACTGATATACAG ATTAGAGTATTTAGACCTCCAAATTATTCTGGTACAGtagcaataataatgttaCTAGTACTTATTGGAGGATTCCTTTATGTGAGACGTAATAACTtagatttcatttataataaaacaatatggGGACTTGGTGCAATG TTCTTCACCCTTACAATGACATCTGGACAAATGTGGAATCACATTAGAGCACCTCCATTTATACATAAGTCGGCTAGTGGAAATGTGGCCTACATTCATGCTTCGTCTCAAGGGCAATTTATATTAGAGACATACATAGTGATGGTTTTGA ATGGTGCTGTAGTATTAGgtatgattttaataactgAAGCTGCATCTCGTAAAGGTGATGTAAAGAAACGGCGAATATTTGCTGCTATAGGCGCCGGATTAGTCGTCATTTTCTTCAGCCTCTTATTATCCATATTTAGGAATAAAGCACAGGGCTATCCTTACAG TGAAGAATAA
- the LOC144478918 gene encoding polyprenal reductase isoform X2: MYVNLISMIFFYATLFTGIVGLLITYVESYLPVLITRSYRYGKFSDNTYQKLVVKTEVPKRWFKHFYVFATSTSSYVLYLIFYKYLYNGNIPESVIWLLNICLGRNRQSLVSPENTFVVALVFTIHCWKRFYETHYINIFSDQMMNISHYIIGFYHYFGTLVCIIGESEGFVEGSESNFSWKNISYTHIICGFIIMLSSYAQFRANCILSGLRKDKTDKINSTAYKIPHGGLFEYVSAWVITNQISTAVLTHKWYIQKFQNYPKSRKILLPYIF; this comes from the exons atgtatgtcaatttaatatctatgatatttttttatgctACATTATTCACTGGTATAGTTGGCTTATTAATTACCTATGTAGAATCTTATTTACCTGTTTTAATTACACGTTCATACCGTTATGGTAAATTTTCTGATAATACTTATCAGAAACTTGTAGTAAAGACAGAAGTACCTAAAAG gtggttcaaacatttttatgtgtTTGCTACATCTACTTCAAGTTATGTATTAtatctgatattttataaatatttgtataatggTAATATACCCGAAAGCGTTATAtggttattaaatatatgtttagGAAGAAATAGACAATCATTAG tATCTCCAGAAAATACATTTGTAGTTGCTTTGGTTTTCACTATTCATTGCTGGAAAAGATTTTATGAAACACATTACATAAACATCTTCAGTGATCAAATGATGAATATATCTCATTACATCATAggattttatcattattttggAACTTTAGTATGTATTATAGGTGAATCTGAAGGATTCGTTGAAG gTTCAGAAAGCAATTTTTCttggaaaaatataagttataCTCACATAATATGTGGATTTATTATCATGTTGTCATCGTATGCTCAATTTAGAGCAAATTGTATTCTTAGTGGTCTACGGAAAGACAAGACTGATAAAATCAATTCCACAGCATATAAGATACCACATGGTGGACTTTTTGAATACGTATCAG CATGGGTCATAACAAACCAG atatcTACTGCAGTATTAACACATAAGTGGtacatacaaaaatttcagaattatccaaaatctagaaaaattctattaccTTATATCTTCTAA
- the LOC144478918 gene encoding polyprenal reductase isoform X1, producing the protein MYVNLISMIFFYATLFTGIVGLLITYVESYLPVLITRSYRYGKFSDNTYQKLVVKTEVPKRWFKHFYVFATSTSSYVLYLIFYKYLYNGNIPESVIWLLNICLGRNRQSLVSPENTFVVALVFTIHCWKRFYETHYINIFSDQMMNISHYIIGFYHYFGTLVCIIGESEGFVEGSESNFSWKNISYTHIICGFIIMLSSYAQFRANCILSGLRKDKTDKINSTAYKIPHGGLFEYVSGALQITEIVIYVFISVVFWQSLTFHYVTAWVITNQISTAVLTHKWYIQKFQNYPKSRKILLPYIF; encoded by the exons atgtatgtcaatttaatatctatgatatttttttatgctACATTATTCACTGGTATAGTTGGCTTATTAATTACCTATGTAGAATCTTATTTACCTGTTTTAATTACACGTTCATACCGTTATGGTAAATTTTCTGATAATACTTATCAGAAACTTGTAGTAAAGACAGAAGTACCTAAAAG gtggttcaaacatttttatgtgtTTGCTACATCTACTTCAAGTTATGTATTAtatctgatattttataaatatttgtataatggTAATATACCCGAAAGCGTTATAtggttattaaatatatgtttagGAAGAAATAGACAATCATTAG tATCTCCAGAAAATACATTTGTAGTTGCTTTGGTTTTCACTATTCATTGCTGGAAAAGATTTTATGAAACACATTACATAAACATCTTCAGTGATCAAATGATGAATATATCTCATTACATCATAggattttatcattattttggAACTTTAGTATGTATTATAGGTGAATCTGAAGGATTCGTTGAAG gTTCAGAAAGCAATTTTTCttggaaaaatataagttataCTCACATAATATGTGGATTTATTATCATGTTGTCATCGTATGCTCAATTTAGAGCAAATTGTATTCTTAGTGGTCTACGGAAAGACAAGACTGATAAAATCAATTCCACAGCATATAAGATACCACATGGTGGACTTTTTGAATACGTATCAGGTGCTTTACAAATTACGGAAATCGTTATCTATGTATTCATTTCTGTGGTATTTTGGCAAAGTTTGACATTTCATTATGTTACAGCATGGGTCATAACAAACCAG atatcTACTGCAGTATTAACACATAAGTGGtacatacaaaaatttcagaattatccaaaatctagaaaaattctattaccTTATATCTTCTAA
- the LOC144478916 gene encoding TNF receptor-associated factor 6 produces the protein MAKSSNVKECTIGIEESILCGDGLKEYLEPRFECPICLTWLRDPVLTSCGHKFCSQCIYTWLQKEGACCPVDSQPLKSESDLFRDLYTSREISQQRTPCLYQQFGCKIKLSPVDMEAHINQCIYKRSLPDSQNIYCHFKNVGCVEIFHTEDDLHTHLETNISLHLTMILKTLPQSSLAQNHVNALTAESKLWDPPPKSATSLVNNEPPMEWQQLLKNLYERIVTLEQQNRELSITVSNQKTQLTTLQTSLRFNQEEMFLRSCNGVYIWRLHSFQDKLESMINDPLKMFYSPGFYTSPNGYKICARINISSKDSEFLSLLLHIMKSENDDGLDWPFNGIMYFILVHPHDYEKDIREITSSRPDLEAFRKPVCELNKRSFGYTEYVRIRDLTDFLHNDYLIFRIEVRVQDKFTIPT, from the exons ATGGCCAAATCTAGTAATGTTAAAGAATGTACTATTGGTATAGAAGAAAGCATTCTC TGTGGTGATGGTCTGAAAGAATATCTTGAGCCTAGATTTGAGTGTCCTATTTGTTTAACCTGGCTACGCGATCCAGTTTTAACATCTTGTGGTCATAAATTCTGTTCGCAATGTATATACACTTGGCTTCA aaaggAAGGTGCTTGTTGTCCAGTTGATAGTCAGCCATTAAAGTCTGAAAGTGATTTGTTCAGAGATTTATATACGAGCAGAGAAATATCACAACAACGCACACCTTGTCTTTATCAACAGTTTGGTTGTAAAATTAAGCTATCTCCAGTGGATATGGAAGCTCATATCAatcaatgtatatataaaagaagTCTTCCAGattcacaaaatatttattgtcattTTAAAAACGTTGGCTGCGTAGAAATTTTTCACACCGAAGATGATTTACATACACatttagaaacaaatattaGTCTTCATTTAACT ATGATTTTAAAAACGTTACCACAATCGTCTCTAGCGCAAAATCATGTGAATGCATTAACTGCTGAGTCAAAATTATGGGATCCACCACCTAAAAGTGCAACATCATTGGTTAATAATGAACCACCAATGGAGTGGCAgcagttattaaa GAATCTATATGAAAGAATAGTAACACTGGAGCAACAAAACAGAGAACTTTCTATTACCGTATCTAACCAAAAGACTCAACTTACCACTTTACAAACCTCTTTGAGATTTAATCAAGAAGAAATGTTTTTACGTAGTTGTAATGGTGTATATATTTGGAGATTGCATTCTTTTCAGGATAAGCTTGAAAGTATGATAAATGAtcctttaaaaatgttttacagtCCTGGTTTTTATACTAGTCCTAATGGATATAAGATTTGTGCCAGAATTAATATATCTTCAAAAGATTCAGAATTTCTCTCATTACTTCTACATATAATGAAGTCAGAAAATGATGATGGTTTAGATTGGCCATTTAATGGTATAATGTACTTTATTTTAGTCCATCCACACGATTATGAAAAAGACATTCGAGAAATAACATCATCCAGGCCAGATTTAGAAGCATTTAGAAAACCAGTCTGCGAATTGAACAAACGAAGTTTTGGTTATACGGAATATGTACGAATACGAGATTTAACAGACTTTTTGCATAAtgattacttaatttttagaattgaaGTTCGTGTCCAAGATAAGTTTACAATACCAAcgtaa
- the Klhl10 gene encoding kelch-like protein 10, protein MDVDSNNNSKDIDVCETNTQRLIAESGGRCMSTQAMQSLYDFRQNNLLCDAVLRLEDGGVFPIHRAILSACSPYFRTLFTTTLHSREKTDVLLPGVNSNMMNLLLEYAYLRSINVNKENVCQLLVTADYLNILGVLELCSEFLKQNLAPENCISVMRFAREHFCKGLESSAYRYVMRHFVQVASRSEEILNLPIEELTTLIGADELNVKNEDTVWELVLKWIDHDPQYRKGYIADLMKNIRLGLLDTQFFLENVKDHPYVTGNDACRPIIIETLKFIYDLEIITQKDREVPTPKIARPRVPHEILFAIGGWSGRTATNFIETYDTRADRWVKVEEVDPSGTRSYHGIAVVGFNIYVIGGFDGTNYFNSCRCFNAATKVWREVAPMNARRCYVSVAVHNDLIYAMGGYDGYYRQNTAERYNYKTNQWSLIAPMNCHRSDASATTLNGKIYITGGFNGSECLNSAEVYDPQCNQWTLIASMRSRRSGVSCISYHNCVYVLGGFNGISRMSSGEKYNTATNIWTSIPDMYHPRSNFAIEVIDDMIFAIGGYNSVTTIYHVECYDGKTNEWYEATDMNVYRSGLSACVIVGLPNVNDYIHKHREGLMEEKRQKLLALEVPRNQHQHQQDQAQQNRENLIVDEIIPAPPSMPRNNNGSNNGNQQN, encoded by the exons ATGGATGTAGACTCAAACAATAATAGCAAAGACATCGACGTATGCGAAACGAACACACAGCGTTTGATAGCCGAGAGCGGCGGGCGATGTATGAGTACGCAAGCGATGCAATCGCTCTATGACTTTCGACAGAACAATCTTCTTTGCGATGCTGTTCTAAGATTAGAAGATGGAGGTGTTTTTCCCATACACAGAGCGATTTTGTCAGCCTGCAGTCCCTACTTCAG GACATTATTTACAACTACGTTACATTCCCGCGAAAAGACTGATGTTCTTCTGCCTGGCGTGAACAGCAACATGATGAATCTTCTGTTGGAATACGCATATCTACGGTCGATCAACGTGAACAAGGAGAATGTGTGTCAATTACTGGTTACCGCAGATTATTTGAACATTCTTGGCGTTCTCGAACTCTGCAGCGAGTTTCTTAAACAAAATCTAGCGCCGGAGAACTGTATTTCCGTCATGAGATTCGCTCGGGAACATTTCTGTAAAGGATTGGAGAGCAGCGCGTACCGTTACGTTATGAGACACTTTGTACAG GTAGCTTCGCGAAGCGAGGAAATCCTGAATTTACCGATCGAAGAGTTAACGACGTTGATAGGCGCTGACGaattaaatgtgaaaaatgaagACACCGTTTGGGAGTTGGTGTTGAAATGGATCGATCACGATCCACAATACCGAAAGGGCTATATAGCGGATCTGATGAAGAATATTCGCCTCGGTCTATTGGATACACAGTTCTTTCTCGAGAACGTGAAAGATCATCCATACGTTACCGGAAACGATGCTTGCCGGCCCATCATCATCGAgacattgaaatttatatacgatCTCGAAATCATCACGCAAAAAGACAGGGAAGTGCCCACGCCGAAAATCGCGAGGCCACGGGTGCCTCACGAGATATTGTTTGCCATAGGTGGATGGAGCGGCAGGACTGCTACAAATTTTATAGAGACCTACGACACGAGGGCCGATCGATGGGTCAAG GTGGAAGAAGTGGATCCCAGCGGCACTCGGTCGTACCATGGAATAGCGGTAGTCGGCTTTAATATCTATGTGATCGGTGGTTTCGACGGgaccaattattttaatagttgtCGTTGCTTTAACGCTGCGACCAAAGTATGGAGAGAAGTCGCTCCGATGAACGCCAGAAG ATGTTACGTTAGCGTTGCTGTTCATAACGATCTCATTTATGCGATGGGAGGATACGACGGGTATTATCGCCAAAATACCGCAGAGAGATATAATTACAAGACTAATCAATGGTCTTTAATAGCACCTATGAATTGCCATAGATCAGATGCGAGCGCAACAACTTTAAACG GTAAAATTTACATTACCGGTGGCTTCAACGGCAGTGAGTGTTTAAATTCTGCTGAAGTGTACGATCCACAGTGCAATCAATGGACGCTGATAGCTTCGATGAGATCACGCAGAAGCGGAGTTTCCTGTATTTCTTATCATAACTGTGTATACGTACTCG GAGGTTTTAATGGAATATCTAGAATGTCCAGTGGAGAGAAATACAACACGGCCACGAATATCTGGACCTCGATACCAGATATGTATCACCCCCGCAGTAATTTTGCGATCGAAGTGATCGACGACATGATATTTGCGATAGGAGGATACAACAGCGTTACAACTATCTATCACGTCGAATGTTACGATGGAAAAACGAACGAAtg GTACGAAGCAACAGACATGAACGTATATCGTTCAGGACTTTCAGCTTGCGTAATCGTTGGGCTACCAAACGTGAACGATTACATTCACAAGCACCGTGAAGGCTTGATGGAAGAAAAACGACAAAAATTATTGGCATTAGAAGTGCCCCGTAATCAGCACCAACATCAACAGGATCAGGCACAACAAAATCGCGAGAATTTAATAGTCGACGAAATCATTCCAGCACCGCCTTCCATGCCACGAAATAATAATGGTTCAAACAATGGAAATCAACAAAACTGA
- the Atpsyne gene encoding ATP synthase, subunit E, which produces MCGRQDFHRIGSLTQCTSKMSAVEAGPKPIRISPLIKLSRWSLLLLGVTYGAYHQRRLSKRETLRREKELAEKPMRDAKLAEERRIALIAEQKMLDDLAKGKL; this is translated from the exons ATGTGTGGTAGACAAGATTTTCATAGAATAGGATCTCTTACTCAGTGCACTAGCAAAATGTCGGCCGTCGAAGCTGGTCCAAAACCTATCCGGATATCTCCTCTTATTAAA ttGAGTCGATGGAGTCTTCTACTCCTTGGTGTCACTTATGGAGCTTACCATCAAAGACGGTTGAGTAAACGAGAAACACTGCGTCGTGAAAAAGAATTGGCTGAGAAGCCCATGCGAGATGCAAAACTTGCAGAAGAAAGGAGGATTGCTTTAATAg ctGAACAAAAAATGTTGGATGATCTCGCCAAAGGAAAGctataa
- the Dhpr gene encoding dihydropteridine reductase isoform X2 yields MKQNDHADANIIVKPENSWQEQETDILQQIANILEGNKVDGVVCVAGGWAGGNASHKDYVKNCDLMWKQSVWSSVIASSIAAHHLKEGGFLSLTGAKAAVEGTPGMIGYGLAKGAVHQLTKSLASKGSGMPKDSLVAAILPVTLDTPMNRKWMSNADTSTWTPLEFVADLFWKWSQGQDRPTNGSLLQLITEDNKTELISV; encoded by the exons ATGAAACAAAATGACCATGCTGATGCAAACATAATTGTGAAACCTGAGAATTCCTGGCAGGAACAG GAAACTGATATTCTCCAGCAAATTGCAAATATCTTAGAGGGAAATAAAGTAGATGGTGTAGTTTGTGTAGCTGGTGGATGGGCTGGTGGAAATGCTAGCCATAAagattatgtaaaaaattgtgaCCTTATGTGGAAGCAGAGTGTATGGAGCTCAGTCATTGCTAGTAGTATTGCTGCTCATCATTTAAAGGAAGGAGGTTTCCTTTCACTGACTGGTGCCAAAGCTGCAGTGGAGGGGACACCAG GAATGATTGGCTATGGACTGGCCAAAGGGGCTGTTCATCAGTTGACCAAGTCTTTGGCATCTAAAGGAAGTGGTATGCCAAAGGATTCTCTGGTTGCTGCTATTTTACCTGTTACTTTGGATACACCCATGAATAGAAAGTGGATGTCCAATGCTGATACCTCTACTTGGACTCCTTTAGAATTTGTGGCAGA TCTTTTTTGGAAATGGTCACAAGGACAAGACCGCCCTACTAATGGCAGCCTTCTCCAATTAATTACTGAAGATAACAAAACAGAATTGATTTCAGTGTAA
- the Dhpr gene encoding dihydropteridine reductase isoform X1, with translation MAKTLGRVLVYGGKGALGSVCVSTFKSNNWWVGSIDMKQNDHADANIIVKPENSWQEQETDILQQIANILEGNKVDGVVCVAGGWAGGNASHKDYVKNCDLMWKQSVWSSVIASSIAAHHLKEGGFLSLTGAKAAVEGTPGMIGYGLAKGAVHQLTKSLASKGSGMPKDSLVAAILPVTLDTPMNRKWMSNADTSTWTPLEFVADLFWKWSQGQDRPTNGSLLQLITEDNKTELISV, from the exons ATGGCGAAAACACTAGGACGCGTCCTTGTATACGGCGGTAAAGGAGCCTTAGGCTCTGTTTGTGTTTCAacatttaaatcgaataattgg TGGGTTGGATCCATTGATATGAAACAAAATGACCATGCTGATGCAAACATAATTGTGAAACCTGAGAATTCCTGGCAGGAACAG GAAACTGATATTCTCCAGCAAATTGCAAATATCTTAGAGGGAAATAAAGTAGATGGTGTAGTTTGTGTAGCTGGTGGATGGGCTGGTGGAAATGCTAGCCATAAagattatgtaaaaaattgtgaCCTTATGTGGAAGCAGAGTGTATGGAGCTCAGTCATTGCTAGTAGTATTGCTGCTCATCATTTAAAGGAAGGAGGTTTCCTTTCACTGACTGGTGCCAAAGCTGCAGTGGAGGGGACACCAG GAATGATTGGCTATGGACTGGCCAAAGGGGCTGTTCATCAGTTGACCAAGTCTTTGGCATCTAAAGGAAGTGGTATGCCAAAGGATTCTCTGGTTGCTGCTATTTTACCTGTTACTTTGGATACACCCATGAATAGAAAGTGGATGTCCAATGCTGATACCTCTACTTGGACTCCTTTAGAATTTGTGGCAGA TCTTTTTTGGAAATGGTCACAAGGACAAGACCGCCCTACTAATGGCAGCCTTCTCCAATTAATTACTGAAGATAACAAAACAGAATTGATTTCAGTGTAA
- the LOC144468194 gene encoding E3 ubiquitin-protein ligase KCMF1 has product MNRHEGVSCDSCLKGHFRGRRYKCLVCFDYDLCASCYEGGASSTRHLTDHPMQCILTRSDFELYYGGEGVSIEQPQSLTCPYCTRMGFTEATLQEHVTADHPDTSFEVVCPLCASTPGGDPNSVTDDFAAHLSLEHRSGPRDLISFLDEPSSARPSGRRVQLHQSRVLGGPRPRRSMHFSSTGVLSPSSRDGIDPITELLSQLSGGRRGLGTGQSPSTPSQLQHLQMQLQMERQQFRTTRQQLERLPRRQPQAIGSVSGAGTTSGGPSTTLTSVVANSASSNNNATNVANPSGVMSTNSQNYMFLLPRCITSTLSDLHLQNIERESANRSLFTRELIVSTLSQTLPELIQQQSAAQTPVSSATTATTSPETPNANASTVSTKKLSLSQEAKRDQATSKNVTQTSTQQSHTVQAAAADGVGTGVQTQGLPPPNSNNLATQNPPRVQTLMHSVLPQPLVLQQPLPPPVSRTIRDPIATPTPAYLRVSPVSPVSSVGPVGVTGSSRRKPVRAVDGRNQSTEPPPPH; this is encoded by the exons ATGAATCGACATGAAG gGGTAAGCTGTGACTCTTGCTTAAAGGGTCATTTTCGGGGACGCAGGTATAAGTGCCTAGTGTGCTTCGACTATGACTTATGTGCTAGCTGTTACGAAGGAGGTGCCAGCAGTACACGTCATCTCACTGATCATCCAATGCAATGTATACTTACTAGATCTGATTTCg aattatattatggTGGTGAGGGAGTGAGTATAGAGCAGCCACAATCCTTAACTTGTCCCTATTGTACAAGAATGGGTTTCACAGAGGCTACCTTGCAAGAACATGTTACTGCTGATCACCCAGACACCTCTTTTGAAGTG GTATGTCCTTTATGCGCATCCACTCCAGGAGGAGATCCTAATAGCGTGACTGATGATTTCGCGGCACATTTAAGTTTGGAGCATCGTAGTGGACCAAGGGACCTGATCTCTTTTCTAGATGAACCATCTTCAGCTAGACCCAGCGGTAGACGGGTACAGCTACATCAATCTAGAGTTTTGGGTGGGCCACGACCTCGCAG GTCCATGCATTTCAGTTCAACCGGGGTATTGAGTCCGAGTAGTCGAGATGGTATAGATCCGATTACTGAGTTACTCTCTCAATTATCCGGTGGTCGTAGGGGTCTAGGAACTGGTCAGAGTCCATCAACACCTTCGCAATTACAACACTTGCAAATGCAGCTACAAATGGAGCGCCAACAATTTAGA ACTACTAGACAACAATTGGAACGGTTACCTAGGAGGCAGCCACAGGCCATAGGTTCTGTAAGTGGTGCAGGAACTACCAGTGGAGGTCCTTCTACTACTTTGACCAGTGTGGTAGCAAATAGTGcgagtagtaataataatgcaaccAATGTGGCCAACCCGTCCGGCGTAATGTCTACCAATTCACAGAACTATATGTTTCTATTACCGAG ATGCATTACGAGTACTCTGTCTGACTTACATCTCCAGAACATTGAGCGCGAGAGTGCGAACAGGAGCTTGTTTACGCGCGAACTAATCGTCAGTACTCTGTCTCAAACATTACCGGAGTTAATACAGCAGCAGTCCGCAGCGCAAACGCCAGTGTCGAGCGCAACTACTGCCACAACCAGCCCAGAGACCCCGAACGCCAATGCTTCGACCGTttctacaaaaaaattaagtttatCTCAGGAGGCGAAAAGGGATCAAGCGACGAGTAAAAACGTGACGCAAACGTCTACGCAACAATCGCATACTGTTcaggctgctgctgctgatgGCGTGGGAACAGGTGTACAGACTCAAGGATTGCCGCCCCCAAACTCAAATAACCTCGCGACACAAAATCCACCTAGGGTTCAAACACTGATGCATAGTGTATTACCTCAGCCACTG GTACTGCAACAACCATTGCCGCCACCAGTTAGTAGAACTATCAGAGACCCGATAGCGACCCCGACACCAGCGTACCTTAGAGTCAGTCCAGTCAGTCCAGTCAGTTCAGTCGGTCCAGTCGGAGTAACAGGTTCTTCGCGTAGGAAGCCGGTTAGGGCTGTAGATGGCAGAAACCAGTCTACAGAACCTCCGCCCCCACACTAA